One window of Klebsiella quasivariicola genomic DNA carries:
- a CDS encoding LysR family transcriptional regulator, with the protein MRMSVKQLRAFLAVAHTLNFAHASERLNLSQPALSLTIKGLEEALGGALLQRSTRKVNLTQEGELFLPMARQLLADWDNVEEAMRQSFTLQRGKISVAAMPSFAANVLPEALKAFRDRYAGVNVTVHDVINEQVIEMVREGRVEMGIAFEPSPSHNLLFTPLAVDRFVAIVPRQSPLAKRKQLTWQELLTLDFITLQRPSAVRLMLEEALARSGRQLDVALESHQLVTVGRMVASGLGGSAVPALCKTQMASLGAVCLPLSDPPIEKCVGAIHAGHLPLSKAAQALLDTLKGFLPT; encoded by the coding sequence ATGAGAATGAGTGTCAAACAGTTACGCGCGTTTTTAGCGGTAGCTCACACTCTGAATTTTGCCCACGCCAGCGAAAGGCTGAATCTGTCGCAGCCCGCTCTCAGCCTGACTATCAAAGGGTTAGAGGAGGCGCTGGGCGGCGCGCTGCTGCAGCGCAGCACCCGCAAGGTGAACCTTACTCAGGAGGGGGAACTCTTTCTGCCGATGGCCCGTCAGCTGCTGGCCGACTGGGATAACGTCGAGGAGGCGATGCGTCAGAGCTTTACCCTGCAGCGGGGGAAAATTTCGGTGGCCGCGATGCCGTCGTTTGCCGCCAACGTCCTGCCGGAGGCGCTGAAGGCCTTTCGCGACCGCTATGCCGGGGTGAACGTCACGGTGCATGACGTGATTAATGAGCAGGTGATCGAGATGGTGCGCGAGGGGCGAGTGGAGATGGGCATCGCCTTCGAGCCATCGCCCAGCCACAATTTGCTGTTTACCCCGCTGGCGGTGGACCGCTTCGTGGCGATCGTTCCCCGGCAATCGCCGCTGGCGAAGAGAAAGCAGCTCACCTGGCAGGAGCTGTTGACCCTCGATTTTATTACCCTGCAGCGCCCCTCGGCGGTACGCCTGATGCTGGAGGAGGCGCTGGCGCGCAGCGGTCGTCAGCTGGACGTGGCGCTGGAGAGCCACCAGCTGGTGACGGTGGGAAGAATGGTGGCCAGCGGGCTGGGGGGCAGCGCGGTGCCGGCGCTGTGTAAAACGCAGATGGCGTCGCTGGGCGCCGTCTGTCTCCCGCTCAGCGATCCGCCGATTGAGAAGTGCGTCGGCGCGATCCATGCCGGGCACCTGCCGTTGTCAAAGGCGGCGCAGGCGCTGCTGGATACGCTGAAAGGGTTCTTGCCTACCTGA
- a CDS encoding CoA transferase subunit A: MAGLDKRVASYEAALEGLTDGMTLLAGGFGLCGIPENLIAEVQRRQVQGLTVVSNNCGVDGFGLGLLLASRQVSKVVASYVGENALFEQLVLSGELAVELTPQGTLAEKIRAGGAGIPGFYTATGYGTPIAEGKEVRQFDGRHYILEESIRGDFALVKGWKADWYGNVVYRHTAQNFNPLMATAGRITVVEVEEIVPPGELPPSAIHTPGIYVDRLIVGQFEKRIEQRTLRAGGH, encoded by the coding sequence ATGGCAGGACTGGATAAACGCGTCGCCAGCTACGAAGCGGCGCTGGAAGGGTTAACGGACGGCATGACGCTGCTCGCCGGCGGCTTCGGCCTGTGCGGCATTCCCGAGAACTTAATCGCCGAGGTGCAGCGTCGCCAGGTGCAGGGGCTGACGGTGGTCTCCAACAACTGCGGCGTCGACGGCTTCGGTCTCGGCCTGCTGCTAGCGTCGCGCCAGGTCAGCAAGGTGGTGGCCTCTTACGTCGGGGAGAACGCGCTGTTTGAACAGCTGGTGCTGAGCGGCGAGCTGGCGGTTGAGCTTACCCCGCAGGGAACGCTGGCCGAAAAAATCCGTGCCGGTGGCGCCGGCATCCCCGGCTTTTACACCGCCACCGGGTATGGCACCCCGATCGCCGAAGGCAAAGAGGTGCGCCAGTTCGACGGCAGGCACTACATCCTTGAAGAGTCGATCCGCGGCGATTTCGCGCTGGTCAAAGGCTGGAAAGCCGACTGGTACGGCAATGTGGTTTATCGCCATACCGCGCAGAATTTCAACCCGCTGATGGCCACCGCCGGGCGTATTACGGTGGTGGAGGTGGAAGAGATTGTGCCGCCGGGCGAACTGCCGCCCTCCGCCATCCACACCCCGGGGATCTATGTCGACCGACTGATCGTCGGGCAATTTGAAAAACGTATTGAACAGCGCACCCTGCGCGCCGGAGGGCACTGA
- a CDS encoding DUF535 family protein: MEHTVAGAIKEWRKHNKVIGQVKLNYKKILRKCRELSLAGGKYREYQERCAQYQCARLTAVTKGLVPFEDKPFKAYLNKRLSKRRKLDIAHGALNFIEKTFHPDVLPQLYNVADFGRAMFVIPLKNGDNLDVKLLASPFQEEGELMLQLFLGERRVYSVCFSCTDDGRAYIGGIQGGKDITNDEVKVLTKELHGARPKNIIMSVLYGFLRYFNITTIYAIDADYHVKSDLVKASYSSLWLEMGGEKQSRGWYKLPAQEIKKSIEEVKSKHRSQFIKREGLKELIQIDMANALQQITLPARVN, translated from the coding sequence ATGGAACATACTGTTGCAGGCGCCATCAAAGAATGGCGTAAACATAATAAAGTGATCGGTCAGGTCAAATTAAACTATAAAAAAATATTACGAAAATGCAGAGAGCTGTCGCTCGCAGGAGGTAAATACAGAGAATATCAAGAACGTTGTGCGCAATATCAGTGCGCGCGGTTGACGGCCGTAACCAAAGGACTGGTGCCTTTCGAGGATAAACCCTTTAAAGCCTATCTTAATAAACGGCTGTCAAAACGTCGCAAACTGGATATCGCCCACGGTGCGCTGAATTTTATTGAGAAAACGTTTCACCCCGACGTCCTGCCGCAGCTGTACAATGTGGCGGATTTTGGCCGCGCAATGTTTGTTATTCCTTTGAAAAATGGCGATAACCTTGACGTTAAGCTGCTGGCGTCGCCGTTTCAGGAGGAGGGGGAGCTGATGCTGCAGCTGTTTCTCGGTGAGCGCCGCGTCTACAGCGTCTGTTTTTCCTGTACCGACGATGGCCGCGCCTATATCGGCGGCATCCAGGGCGGGAAAGACATCACCAATGACGAAGTGAAGGTGCTGACGAAAGAGCTGCATGGCGCGCGGCCGAAAAATATCATCATGAGCGTGCTGTATGGTTTTCTGCGATATTTCAACATCACGACGATCTACGCGATTGATGCCGATTACCACGTGAAAAGCGATCTGGTGAAAGCCAGTTATTCATCGCTGTGGCTGGAAATGGGCGGTGAGAAGCAGTCACGTGGCTGGTATAAACTGCCCGCGCAAGAGATCAAAAAAAGTATTGAAGAGGTGAAAAGTAAGCACCGGAGCCAGTTTATTAAACGCGAAGGTCTTAAAGAGCTGATTCAGATTGATATGGCGAATGCCCTGCAGCAAATTACCTTGCCAGCGCGGGTGAATTAA
- a CDS encoding acetyl-CoA C-acetyltransferase, whose amino-acid sequence MTDIAIVAAVRTPVGSFRGAFAPLSAVDLGAAVVRSLLERCPLPAAAVDELIFGQVLAAGCGQNPARQTALRAGLPVDTPAVTVNLVCGSGLKAVQQAVQAIRCGDAEIVIAGGQESMSNAPYLMHGARDGLRFGHASLQDSMILDGLWDAFNDYHMGITAENLADAFDISRERQDAFAAGSQRKAAAAIAAGRFRDEIVPVSVPQGKKPPRVVTDDEQPRPETSEQQLAQLRPAFRPADGSVTAGNASSLNDGAAAVLLMSVDKAHALGLPVLARIVSSAVAGVDPSVMGIGPVSACRKALQRAGWTLDEVDLIEANEAFAVQALAVGQLLEWDSEKVNVNGGAIALGHPIGASGCRILVSLVHEMQRRGASKGLATLCVGGGQGIAMTLQR is encoded by the coding sequence ATGACCGATATTGCCATTGTTGCTGCAGTACGCACCCCGGTCGGCAGCTTTCGCGGCGCCTTCGCCCCTCTTTCCGCCGTTGACCTCGGCGCCGCGGTGGTACGCAGCCTGCTTGAACGCTGCCCGTTGCCCGCCGCGGCGGTCGACGAACTGATTTTCGGCCAGGTGCTCGCCGCCGGCTGCGGGCAGAACCCGGCGCGCCAGACCGCGCTGCGGGCCGGCCTGCCGGTGGACACCCCGGCGGTCACCGTCAATCTGGTGTGCGGCTCCGGGCTGAAAGCGGTTCAGCAGGCGGTGCAGGCGATCCGCTGCGGCGACGCCGAGATCGTCATCGCCGGCGGCCAGGAGAGCATGAGCAATGCCCCCTACCTGATGCACGGCGCCCGCGACGGCCTGCGTTTCGGCCACGCCAGCCTGCAGGACAGCATGATTCTGGACGGCCTGTGGGACGCCTTTAATGACTACCACATGGGCATCACCGCCGAGAACCTCGCCGACGCCTTCGACATCAGCCGCGAGCGCCAGGATGCCTTTGCCGCCGGGTCCCAGCGCAAAGCGGCGGCCGCCATCGCCGCCGGACGCTTTCGCGACGAGATCGTCCCGGTCAGCGTCCCGCAGGGCAAAAAGCCGCCGCGTGTCGTGACTGACGACGAGCAACCGCGCCCGGAGACCAGCGAGCAGCAGCTGGCCCAGCTGCGCCCGGCGTTTCGTCCCGCTGACGGCAGCGTCACTGCCGGGAATGCCTCGTCGCTGAACGACGGCGCCGCGGCGGTCCTGCTGATGAGCGTCGATAAAGCGCACGCGCTCGGGCTACCGGTGCTGGCGCGCATTGTCAGCTCAGCGGTCGCCGGGGTCGACCCATCGGTGATGGGCATCGGCCCGGTGAGCGCCTGCCGCAAAGCGCTGCAGCGCGCCGGCTGGACGCTGGACGAGGTGGATCTTATCGAAGCTAACGAGGCTTTTGCCGTCCAGGCGCTGGCCGTCGGTCAGCTGCTTGAGTGGGATAGCGAGAAGGTCAACGTCAACGGCGGTGCCATCGCCCTTGGCCATCCCATCGGCGCCTCCGGCTGCCGGATCCTCGTCAGTCTGGTGCATGAGATGCAGCGCCGGGGCGCCAGCAAAGGGCTGGCAACCCTGTGCGTCGGCGGCGGCCAGGGCATCGCCATGACCCTTCAACGTTAA
- a CDS encoding 3-hydroxyacyl-CoA dehydrogenase family protein, which produces MFTPRLAVLGAGLMGVGIACHFARHGHAVRLYDTDPQRLAEVPAVASAILCELEASGQQDPADRDAVLARLTPTPALNTLADTTLLIEAIPERLTLKHALYAELETLIADEAIIASNTSGLPPDSLAQGMRHPERLLIAHFWHPPHLIPLVEVVPGSATLPHLARQVSDFCAACALEAVVLNRAAPGFVGNRLQFALLREALHIVHSGIASAEVVDQVMRASLGRRYAMVGPLEAADMTGLATVQDICQHLLPELASGTEMMSLVAEKVAQGNTGARSGQGFYRWDEARQQRIQSRREHQLRYALKP; this is translated from the coding sequence ATGTTTACACCACGCCTGGCGGTACTTGGCGCGGGACTGATGGGCGTCGGCATCGCCTGTCATTTCGCCCGTCACGGTCACGCCGTCCGCCTGTATGACACCGATCCGCAGCGTCTCGCCGAGGTTCCGGCGGTGGCCAGCGCCATCCTGTGCGAGCTGGAGGCCAGCGGCCAGCAGGATCCCGCCGACCGCGACGCCGTGCTGGCCCGTCTGACCCCCACCCCGGCGCTGAATACCCTGGCCGACACCACGCTGCTGATAGAAGCGATCCCCGAGCGGCTGACGCTGAAGCACGCCCTGTATGCCGAACTGGAAACGCTGATCGCCGACGAGGCGATTATCGCCAGCAACACCAGCGGCCTGCCGCCGGACTCGCTGGCGCAGGGCATGCGCCACCCTGAACGGCTGCTGATCGCCCACTTCTGGCATCCGCCGCACCTGATCCCGCTGGTGGAAGTGGTGCCCGGGAGCGCCACACTGCCCCATCTGGCGCGCCAGGTGAGCGACTTTTGCGCCGCCTGCGCGCTGGAAGCGGTGGTGCTCAATCGCGCCGCGCCGGGCTTTGTCGGCAACCGGCTGCAGTTCGCCCTGCTGCGCGAAGCACTGCATATCGTCCACAGCGGCATTGCCTCTGCCGAGGTGGTGGACCAGGTGATGCGCGCCTCGCTCGGCCGCCGCTATGCGATGGTCGGCCCGCTGGAGGCAGCGGACATGACCGGCCTGGCGACGGTCCAGGATATCTGCCAGCACCTGCTGCCGGAGCTGGCCAGCGGCACGGAGATGATGTCGCTGGTGGCGGAGAAGGTGGCGCAAGGCAACACCGGCGCCCGCAGCGGGCAAGGCTTTTACCGCTGGGATGAGGCGCGGCAACAGCGCATCCAGTCGCGCCGGGAACATCAGCTTCGCTACGCCCTGAAGCCTTAG
- a CDS encoding CoA transferase subunit B, giving the protein MLTREQMAMRVAQELRDGDYVNLGIGIPTLVANYIPAGIEVMLQSENGLLGMGEFPDEATIDADMINAGKQTVTAQTGAAIFDSAQSFAMIRGGHVDLTVLGAFEVDVAGNIASWMIPGKMVKGMGGAMDLVAGAQNIIVVMTHASKNGESKLLPQCTLPLTGVGCIRRVLTDLALLDIVDGAFVLREVAPGVSPDEVMRKTAGRLIVADDVREMRFS; this is encoded by the coding sequence ATGCTGACCCGTGAACAAATGGCGATGCGCGTCGCCCAGGAGCTGCGCGACGGCGACTACGTCAACCTCGGGATCGGTATCCCGACGCTGGTGGCCAATTACATTCCCGCCGGTATTGAGGTGATGCTCCAGTCGGAGAACGGCCTGCTGGGGATGGGCGAATTTCCCGACGAAGCCACAATCGACGCCGACATGATTAACGCCGGCAAGCAGACCGTCACCGCGCAAACCGGGGCGGCCATCTTCGACTCCGCCCAGTCGTTCGCCATGATCCGCGGCGGCCACGTCGACCTGACCGTTCTTGGCGCCTTTGAGGTCGACGTCGCCGGCAACATCGCCTCATGGATGATCCCTGGAAAAATGGTCAAGGGGATGGGCGGCGCCATGGACCTGGTGGCCGGCGCGCAGAACATCATCGTGGTGATGACCCACGCCTCAAAAAACGGTGAATCCAAACTGCTGCCGCAGTGCACTCTGCCGCTCACCGGCGTGGGCTGTATTCGCCGGGTGCTCACCGACCTGGCCCTGCTGGACATTGTCGACGGCGCGTTTGTCCTGCGCGAGGTGGCCCCGGGGGTGAGCCCCGACGAGGTGATGCGTAAAACGGCGGGACGGCTGATCGTGGCCGACGATGTGCGCGAAATGCGCTTCAGCTAA